The Kogia breviceps isolate mKogBre1 chromosome 16, mKogBre1 haplotype 1, whole genome shotgun sequence genome window below encodes:
- the SLITRK6 gene encoding SLIT and NTRK-like protein 6, producing MKLWSHLLYSSLLACISSQSTIPMSSASARGSCDSLCNCEEKDSTMLINCEEKGIKKLSQISVPPSRPFHLSLLNNGLTMLHTNDFSGLTNAISIHLGFNNIADIETGAFNGLGLLKQLHINHNSLEILKEDTFHGLENLEFLQADNNFITVIEPSAFSKLNRLKVLILNDNAIENLPPNIFRFVPLTHLDLRGNQLQTLPYVGFLEHIGRILDLQLEDNKWACNCDLLQLKLWLENMPPQSIIGDIVCNSPPFFKGSILSRLKKESICPTPPVYEEHEDPSGSLHLAVTSSISDSRMSTKTTSLLHPPTKVPGLIPYITKPFTQLPGLYCPIPCNCKVLSPSGLLIHCQERNIESLSDLKPPPQNPRKLILAGNIIHTLMKSDLVEYFTLEMLHLGNNRIEVLEEGSFMNLTRLQKLYLNGNHLTKLSGGMFLGLHNLEYLYLEYNGVKEILPGSFNPMPKLKVLYLNNNLLQVLPPHIFSGVPLMRVNLKTNQFTHLPVSNILDDLDLLTQIDLEDNPWDCSCDLVGLQQWIQKLSKNTVTDEILCTSPEHLDKKELKTLNSELLCPGLVNNPSLPTQTSYVIVNTPTATTTADTIFKSLTNAVPLSVLILGLLIVFITIVFCAAGIVVLVLHRRRRYRKKQADEQMRDSSPVHLQYSMYGHKTTHHTTERPTASLYEQHMVSPVVHVYRSPSFGSKHLEEEEERNEKEGSDAKHLQRSLLERENHSPLTGSNMKYKVTDQSTEFLSFQDASSLYRNILEKERELQQLGITEYLRKNIAQLQPDMEVHYPGAHEELKLMETLMYSRPRKVLVEQTKNEYFELKANLHAEPDYLEVLEQQT from the coding sequence ATGAAGCTTTGGAGTCATCTCTTGTATTCATCTCTCCTTGCCTGTATATCCTCACAGTCCACAATCCCAATGTCCTCTGCCTCAGCCAGAGGTTCTTGTGACTCGCTCTGCAATTGTGAGGAAAAAGACAGCACGATGCTAATAAATTGTGAAGAGAAAGGTATCAAGAAGTTATCCCAAATAAGCGTGCCACCATCACGACCTTTCCACTTAAGTTTATTAAATAATGGCTTGACAATGCTTCACACAAATGACTTTTCTGGGCTTACCAATGCTATCTCAATACACCTTGGATTTAACAATATTGCAGATATTGAGACTGGTGCATTTAATGGTCTTGGCCTTCTTAAGCAACTTCATATCAATCACAATTCTTTAGAAATTCTTAAAGAGGATACCTTCCATGGACTGGAAAACCTGGAATTCCTACAAGCAGATAACAATTTTATTACAGTGATTGAACCAAGTGCCTTTAGCAAGCTCAACAGACTTAAAGTGTTAATTTTAAATGACAATGCTATTGAGAATCTTCCTCCAAACATATTTCGATTTGTTCCTTTAACCCATCTAGATCTTCGTGGAAATCAGTTGCAAACATTGCCTTATGTTGGTTTTTTAGAACACATTGGCAGAATATTGGATCTCCAGTTGGAGGACAATAAATGGGCCTGCAATTGTGACTTATTACAGCTAAAACTTTGGTTGGAAAATATGCCCCCTCAGTCTATAATTGGTGATATTGTGTGCAACAGCCCTCCATTTTTCAAAGGAAGCATACTAAGCCGGCTGAAAAAGGAATCAATTTGCCCCACTCCACCAGTGTATGAAGAACACGAGGATCCTTCAGGATCATTACATCTGGCAGTAacatcttcaataagtgatagTCGCATGTCAACCAAGACCACGTCTCTTTTACACCCACCCACCAAAGTACCAGGTTTAATACCTTATATTACAAAGCCATTCACTCAACTTCCAGGACTCTACTGTCCTATTCCTTGTAACTGCAAAGTACTCTCCCCATCAGGACTTCTAATACACTGTCAAGAGCGCAATATTGAAAGCTTATCAGATCTAAAACCTCCTCCACAAAATCCTAGAAAGCTTATTCTTGCAGGGAATATTATTCATACCTTAATGAAGTCTGATCTAGTGGAATACTTCACTTTGGAAATGCTTCACTTGGGAAACAATCGTATTGAGGTTCTCGAAGAAGGATCGTTTATGAATTTAACAAGATTACAAAAGCTCTATCTGAATGGTAACCATCTGACTAAATTAAGTGGAGGTATGTTCCTTGGTCTCCACAATCTTGAGTACTTATATCTTGAATACAATGGCGTTAAGGAAATATTACCTGGCAGCTTCAACCCAATGCCTAAACTTAAAGTTCTCTATTTAAACAACAACCTCCTGCAAGTTTTACCACCACATATTTTTTCAGGGGTTCCTCTAATGAGGGTAAACCTTAAAACAAACCAATTTACCCATCTACCTGTAAGTAATATCTTGGATGACCTTGATTTACTGACCCAGATTGACCTTGAGGACAACCCCTGGGATTGTTCCTGTGACCTGGTCGGATTGCAGcaatggatacaaaaattaaGTAAGAACACAGTGACAGATGAAATACTCTGCACCTCTCCGGAGCACCTAGAcaaaaaggaattgaaaacacTCAACAGTGAACTTCTTTGCCCAGGTTTGGTCAATAACCCATCCCTGCCAACTCAGACTAGTTATGTAATAGTCAATACTCCTACAGCCACAACTACAGCAGACACTATTTTTAAATCACTTACCAATGCTGTACCACTATCTGTTTTAATACTAGGACTGCTGATTGTATTCATAACTATCGTGTTCTGTGCTGCAGGGATAGTGGTTCTTGTTCTCCACCGTAGGAGAAGATACAGAAAGAAACAAGCTGATGAACAGATGAGAGACAGCAGTCCTGTGCATCTCCAGTATAGCATGTACGGCCATAAAACAACTCACCACACCACTGAAAGGCCCACAGCATCACTCTACGAGCAGCACATGGTGAGCCCTGTGGTTCATGTCTATAGAAGCCCATCCTTTGGCTCAAAGCAtctggaagaagaagaagaaaggaatgagaaAGAGGGAAGTGATGCAAAACATCTCCAAAGAAGTCTCTTAGAACGAGAAAATCATTCCCCACTCACAGGATCAAATATGAAGTACAAAGTCACAGACCAATCCACTGAATTTTTATCCTTCCAGGATGCCAGTTCATTATATAGGaacattttagagaaagaaagagaacttcAGCAACTGGGAATCACAGAATACCTAAGGAAAAACATTGCTCAACTTCAGCCTGATATGGAGGTACATTATCCAGGAGCCCATGAAGAGTTAAAGTTGATGGAGACATTAATGTACTCAAGGCCAAGGAAGGTATTAGTGGAACAGACTAAAAATGAGTATTTTGAGCTGAAAGCTAACTTACATGCTGAACCTGACTACTTAGAAGTCCTGGAGCAGCAAACATAG